One Eubalaena glacialis isolate mEubGla1 chromosome 11, mEubGla1.1.hap2.+ XY, whole genome shotgun sequence DNA segment encodes these proteins:
- the SP7 gene encoding transcription factor Sp7 — protein MASSLLEEEAHYGSSPLAMLTAACSKFGGSSPLRDSATLGKAGTKKPYSVGSDLSAPKTMGDAYPAPFSSTNGLLSPAGSPPAPTSGYANDYPPFSHSFPGPTGTQDPGLLVPKGHSSSDCLPSVYTSLDMAHPYGSWYKAGIHAGISPGPGNAPTPWWDMHPGGNWLGGGQGQGDGLQGTLPTGPAQPPLNPQLPTYPSDFAPLNPAPYPSPHLLQPGPQHVLPQDVYKPKAVGNSGQLEGSGGAKPPRGAGTGGSAGYGGSGAGRSSCDCPNCQELERLGAAAAGLRKKPIHSCHIPGCGKVYGKASHLKAHLRWHTGERPFVCNWLFCGKRFTRSDELERHVRTHTREKKFTCLLCSKRFTRSDHLSKHQRTHGEPGPGPPPSGPKELGEGRSAGEEEASQTPRPPASPAPAEKAPEGSPEQSKLLEI, from the exons ATGGCGTCCTCCCTGCTTGAG GAGGAAGCTCACTATGGCTCCAGTCCCCTGGCCATGCTGACCGCGGCGTGCAGCAAATTTGGTGGCTCCAGCCCTCTGCGGGACTCAGCGACACTGGGCAAAGCAGGCACAAAGAAGCCATACTCTGTGGGCAGTGACCTTTCGGCCCCCAAAACCATGGGCGATGCCTACCCAGCCCCCTTTTCAAGCACCAATGGGCTCCTCTCACCTGCAGGCAGTCCTCCAGCACCCACCTCGGGCTATGCCAATGACTACCCTCCCTTTTCCCACTCATTCCCTGGGCCCACAGGCACCCAGGACCCTGGGCTACTAGTGCCCAAGGGGCACAGCTCTTCTGACTGCCTGCCCAGTGTCTACACCTCTCTGGACATGGCACACCCCTATGGCTCCTGGTACAAGGCAGGCATCCACGCAGGCATCTCACCAGGCCCTGGCAATGCTCCTACTCCTTGGTGGGACATGCACCCTGGGGGCAACTGGCTAGGTGGCGGGCAGGGCCAGGGTGATGGGCTGCAAGGGACACTACCCACAGGCCCTGCTCAGCCCCCACTGAACCCCCAGCTGCCCACCTACCCGTCCGACTTTGCCCCCCTTAATCCTGCCCCCTACCCATCTCCCCACCTCCTGCAGCCAGGGCCCCAGCATGTCTTGCCCCAAGATGTCTATAAACCCAAGGCGGTGGGCAACAGCGGGCAGCTGGAGGGGAGTGGTGGAGCCAAACCCCCTCGGGGTGCAGGCACAGGGGGCAGTGCTGGCTACGGGGGCAGTGGAGCAGGGCGCTCCTCCTGTGACTGCCCCAACTGCCAGGAGCTAGAGCGCCTGGGCGCCGCAGCGGCCGGGCTGCGGAAGAAGCCGATCCACAGCTGCCACATTCCGGGCTGCGGCAAAGTGTATGGCAAGGCCTCCCATCTGAAGGCCCACTTGCGCTGGCACACGGGCGAGAGGCCCTTCGTCTGCAACTGGCTCTTCTGCGGCAAGAGGTTCACCCGTTCGGACGAGCTGGAGCGCCACGTGCGCACTCACACCCGGGAGAAGAAGTTCACCTGCCTGCTCTGCTCCAAGCGCTTTACCCGAAGCGACCACCTGAGCAAACACCAACGCACCCACGGCGAGCCAGGCCCAGGACCCCCGCCCAGCGGCCccaaggagctgggggagggccgCAGCGCCGGGGAAGAAGAGGCCAGTCAGACGCCCCGACCTCCGGCCTCACCGGCACCCGCAGAAAAAGCCCCTGAAGGCAGCCCAGAGCAGAGCAAACTGCTGGAGATCTGA